The sequence GAATTCGTCTACAGTTTTTGCAACATCAGTTGTTACAGTTCCTGATTTAGGGTTAGGCATTAATCCTTTAGTTCCTAAAAGTTTTCCTAATTTCCCTAACTTAGGCATCATGTCCGGAGTAGCTATTACTAAATCAAAATCCAGCCATCCACCTTGTATTTTAGTAATATACTCATCATCACCAGCGTAATCTGCACCTGCTTTTAAAGCTTCGTCAATTTTATCTCCTGAAGTAATAACAAGAATCTTAATAGTCTTTCCTGTACCGTGTGGTAATACTACAGTACCTCTAACCTGTTGATCAGCATGTCTAGGATCTACTCCTAATCTAAATGCTAATTCCACTGTTTCAGTGAATTTTGCACTTTTAGTTTCAAATACTAAGTCCAAAGCTTCTTCAGGTGTATATAATTTCATTTTATCTACTTTTTTAGCAATTTCCTGGTATCTTTTCCCTTTTTTTGCCATTATGAATTTTCCTCCTTTGTGGTCATTGGGTTATCCCTTCCACTAAAATATATGGTTATTCGCTTATTTTTATTCCCATGCTTCTTGCTGTACCGGCGATTACATTCATAGCCGCTTCAACACTGCCAGCATTTAAATCAGGCATTTTTGTTTCTGCAATTTCTTTCAGCTGAGCTTTTGTAATAGTTCCAGCAACATCTTTTACTGAGTTTGCAGCACCTTTGTTAACTTTAGCTGCTTTTTTCAATAAATCTGATGCAGGTGGAGTCTTTAGTATAAAAGTAAAGCTTCTGTCAGCATAAACAGAAATCTCCACAGGAATTACAAATCCCATTTTGTCTTGAGTTTGTGCATTAAATGCTTTACAGAAATCCATTATATTAACACCGTGTTGTCCTAAAGCAGGTCCTACCGGTGGAGACGGATTTGCCTTTCCAGCGTCTAATTGTAATTTTATTTTTCCAATTACTTCTTTTGCCATCTTAAAATTTCCTCCTTTGTGGTAAATGATCTCTCTCCCACTTAAATATCTATACGTTTAAATTTTACGAACTTCGTGATATTCCAGCTCTACTGGCGTCATTCTTCCGAAAACCTCTACCATGACTTTTACTCTTCCATGTTCATGATCAACTTCAGCTATTTCAGCTTCCTGATTTTCAAATGCACCATTCTTAATTATTACTTTTTCTCCTGCTTCAAGATCAAGTCTTGCTTTCGGAGCACTTTCATTCTCGTCTAAACCGATTTTTCCTAAAAGGCTTTTTGCTTCGTCATCTGCAAGCGGTATAGGATCACTTCCTACGCCTACGAATCCTGTAACGCCGTTAGTATTTCTTATTACATACCAGGCATCACTGTCTACTCTGTATCCCAGCCCTAAATCGTTTTCCTCTTTTTTAGACAGCATTTCTACCATTACATATCCCGGAAATAATTTTCTGGGAACCTTAACCATTTTCCCTCTTTTTTCTTCCATTATTTCTTCTTCAGGAACAAGTATTCTGAAAACTCTGTCTGTGAGATTCAGTGTTACTACACGTTTCTCAAGATCGGCTTTCACTTTCTTTTCATATCCTGAATATGTATGAATTATATACCATTTTTTTTCTAAATTATCGCCATCTAACGTCATAATTATCCTCCTATTTACCTCTTAAAAAAATTATTAGTAGAGATAATACTCTGTTAAAGCTTAGATCAAATGCAACTACATACAGAGAAATAAATATAGTTATTAATAAAACAATCACAGTAACATGGAGTACCTCTTGTTTACTTGGCCAATATACTTTTTTATATTCATCTATTATTTCTTTCAACATAAGTTTTTCACTCCTAATTAAAATGGCAGGTCAGGAGGGGCTCGAACCCCCAACCCTCGGTTTTGGAGACCGATGCTCTACCAATTGAGCCACTGACCTAGGTTTCATTATTTTACTTCTCTATACAGAGTGTATTTTCTTAATACCGGATTGTACTTTCTAAGTTCGATTCTCTCAGGATGTGTCTTCTTGTTTTTAGTAGTCACATAGTGTCTCAACTTAGTTTCTGTACATTCCAGGATAACTTGTACTCTCATACTTCTATCCCTCCCAATAATTATTGGTTTAACTAGAATAAACTAGCCTAAAGATTCTATCATAAATTTTGTATTATGTCAAGGGATTTCTCTCCTCTTTTATAGATGTTTTTACAGAATCATTTATTTCAGCAGTTTTTTCAACAAACTGTTATCAGTATACAACTTTTTTGTAAAAAATGCAAAGAAAATATTTTCTTATTGTTATTTTTTCCGGTTTTTCCATCTTCATTTTCCTTGAAGCACTCTATTTTCAATATTCCTCGTATCTACAGTTTTTTTATTTATATTTATTCACTGGTGAATACGGATTTTCACCGTTTAGTACCTGCACTATATTTTTTGCAGCACATAAAGCCATCTGATCTCTGGTTTCTATTGTGGCATTTCCTATATGAGGAGTAAGCACTACATTTTTCATCTTTTTTAGTTCATCTCCTATTTCAGGCTCGAATTCATAAACATCCAGTGCAGCACCTTCTATTTCCGCGTTTTTCAAAGCTTTTACCAGAGCTTTTTCATTAATAATCGGACCTCTGGCACAATTTATGATATATGCAGTTTTTTTCATTGCACTGAATTCTTTTTCATCAATCATATGTTTAAGAGCCGGAGTATAAGCACTGTTTATTGTTATAAAATCCGATTTTTCTAATAGTTCTCCAAAAGCGGAATATTTTGCCTCCAGTTCCTTTTCTATGTTTTCATCCTGTTTTTCTATATCATAATACAAAATATTCAAACCAAAACCTTTTGCCTTTTTTGCCACAGAACGTCCTATATTTCCAAATCCTATTATTCCTAATGTTTTCCCGTGTACTTCTCTCCCAAGAAAAAATAAAGGAGCCCATCCGTTAAATCCTGTAGTTCTGCATAACTCATCACCTTCGGCAATTCTTCTTGAAACTGCCAGCAAAAGCCCTATTGTCAGTTCAGCAGTAGCCTCAGTCGATACTAACGGCGTATTTGAAACAGGAATTCCTTTTTTACCTGCATATTCAAAATCTACATTATCATAACCTGCACCAAAATTAGCTATTATTTTTACTTTTTCTGCATTGTCAATAATCTTCTTATTTATCTGTGTAGATAAAAGACTTAATATGGCATCTGCGTCTCTGCTTCTCATAAGCAGCTCCTCTTCTCCTATGAGCTTTTCCCCTTTATAAACATCCAGTTCATGATCTTTTAAAGCTTCATATCCTGCTTCGGGTATTTCTCCCGCTATAAATATCTTTCCCATGCCGCTCTCCTTTTCAAACAGAGAAAATTTTCTCTTTCTTCTGTTTATATAAATAAAATTTTATGTAATTAATAACTAATATATCATAACTGTTTTTTACCTTCTAAGTCAATCTCTGTACATAATTTTTTATCACAGGAAAGCAGCCGGAATTTTTATTCTCCTGTTATCCTTTTCATATATATAATTACATTTGTAACTTCAGGGCCTATTACCACCTGTACATTATGTTTATCATTCTTAATTACTGCATGTGCCCCTGTCTGTTTAAGTTTGCTTATATCTACAAGATCACTGTCATGCAGTTCCATTCTGAGCCTTGTTACACAATTCTGCAGTGATATTATATTTTCTTTCCCCCCGATATTTTCTATTATTTTTTTTGCCATATATTCATAATTTTTATGTGATAAAGACAGTTCATTTTCTTCATATGCACTTTCATCTCCGTAAGGTGTTTCTTCCTCTCTTCCTACTACCTTTATATTTAGTTTTGTAATCAATATATAGAAAGTAAAATAATAAAGCAGAAAAAAGAATATCCCTACAGGTATTATAAGCCATGTTTTATTTCCCTTAGTAAAATTCAGCACAAAATCTACTACTCCGGTACCGAAAGAAAAACCGAGCCTTACCTGTAAAAAATACATCACTGCAAATGATAAGCCTGTATATATGCAGTGTATAAAATACAACAAAGGTGATGCAAATAAAAATGAAAATTCTACCGGCTCAGTAATTCCTGTAATAATAGAAGTAATCGCTCCTGATGTCATAAGACCTTCTACCTCTTTTTTTCTTTCTTTCCTTGCAGCTCTTGTTATTGCAAGTCCTATAGCCGGTATACCAAACATCATTATAACAAAGAATCCCACGAGGAAAGAACCTGAAGTAGGATCACCCGCTATAAATCTTGGAATTTCTCCGCTTACTATCTCGCCTTTTGGTGTCTGATACTCACCAAGTGCAAAATATATATAAGAATTAAGAACATGATGAAGCCCGAAAGGTATAAGCAGTCTGTTCAGGAAGCCAAACAGGAATACTCCCACTGCACCCAGTTTTACCAGTCCATGTGCAAATTTATCAATTCCGTTCTGCATAAACGGCCATATAATCCCGAATATTCCTGACGTAAGAATCATAACAGGAATTATCACACTTATCGGAGTTTTTTCCCCGCCGAAAAATGTAAGAACACTTGGAAGTTTTGTCTCTTTGAATCTGTTATAAACAGCAGCTGCTATTAATCCTGCTACAATTCCGCCGAATACCCCCATACTCAGCTCAGGGTTCATTATTTTCAATCCCTCTTTCAAAACTATCAATGACAGAAAACCGGTTATTGCCGGAATTGCTTTATCCTTAGATTTTGAAAAACCTATTACTATACTCAAAGCAAACAACATATCCATATTTGCAAAAATAGTTCCTGCTGCTCCCAGTAAAGGTATATTCAGCATATCATCAGCACCAAATCTTATTAATAAACCGGCTACAGGTAATGCAGCTATAGGAAACAGAACTGATTTACCCAGTTTTTGCAGAAAAAATTTAAAATTCATTTTTTATCCTCCCAAAATATTTTATAGTTCTCCATAAGTTACTAGATCAAACAGCGTACTTCCCTTGAATTCTTTTACTCTGACAGCATCTGTTAAAAAAGCTGTTTCATCCAGACGCGGCAGATTAAAAGATGAATTTTCCATAATAAATTTATCAAGATAGCTCGGATGTGTCATTACTTCCACAGAATCATATTTTTCAAATATTGCAGCGATACTATTGATATCTTCAAGTGCTTCTTTATATTCCATATGAAACAGATCTGTTGTTTTCACATTACTGTTTATATTCTTAAGATTTGAAAAATTATTACGTACAGGAAGATTATACTCTTCTGCAAGACGGAGATAGA is a genomic window of Sebaldella sp. S0638 containing:
- the rplA gene encoding 50S ribosomal protein L1; its protein translation is MAKKGKRYQEIAKKVDKMKLYTPEEALDLVFETKSAKFTETVELAFRLGVDPRHADQQVRGTVVLPHGTGKTIKILVITSGDKIDEALKAGADYAGDDEYITKIQGGWLDFDLVIATPDMMPKLGKLGKLLGTKGLMPNPKSGTVTTDVAKTVDEFKKGKLAFKVDKLGSIHVPIGKVNFDKEKITENFKTVVDQIIKLKPDASKGQYLRTVAISLTMGPGIKIDPLLVNSYVSK
- the rplK gene encoding 50S ribosomal protein L11, which translates into the protein MAKEVIGKIKLQLDAGKANPSPPVGPALGQHGVNIMDFCKAFNAQTQDKMGFVIPVEISVYADRSFTFILKTPPASDLLKKAAKVNKGAANSVKDVAGTITKAQLKEIAETKMPDLNAGSVEAAMNVIAGTARSMGIKISE
- the nusG gene encoding transcription termination/antitermination protein NusG, producing the protein MTLDGDNLEKKWYIIHTYSGYEKKVKADLEKRVVTLNLTDRVFRILVPEEEIMEEKRGKMVKVPRKLFPGYVMVEMLSKKEENDLGLGYRVDSDAWYVIRNTNGVTGFVGVGSDPIPLADDEAKSLLGKIGLDENESAPKARLDLEAGEKVIIKNGAFENQEAEIAEVDHEHGRVKVMVEVFGRMTPVELEYHEVRKI
- the secE gene encoding preprotein translocase subunit SecE, whose protein sequence is MLKEIIDEYKKVYWPSKQEVLHVTVIVLLITIFISLYVVAFDLSFNRVLSLLIIFLRGK
- the rpmG gene encoding 50S ribosomal protein L33; the protein is MRVQVILECTETKLRHYVTTKNKKTHPERIELRKYNPVLRKYTLYREVK
- a CDS encoding 2-hydroxyacid dehydrogenase family protein; the protein is MGKIFIAGEIPEAGYEALKDHELDVYKGEKLIGEEELLMRSRDADAILSLLSTQINKKIIDNAEKVKIIANFGAGYDNVDFEYAGKKGIPVSNTPLVSTEATAELTIGLLLAVSRRIAEGDELCRTTGFNGWAPLFFLGREVHGKTLGIIGFGNIGRSVAKKAKGFGLNILYYDIEKQDENIEKELEAKYSAFGELLEKSDFITINSAYTPALKHMIDEKEFSAMKKTAYIINCARGPIINEKALVKALKNAEIEGAALDVYEFEPEIGDELKKMKNVVLTPHIGNATIETRDQMALCAAKNIVQVLNGENPYSPVNKYK
- a CDS encoding PTS transporter subunit EIIC, coding for MNFKFFLQKLGKSVLFPIAALPVAGLLIRFGADDMLNIPLLGAAGTIFANMDMLFALSIVIGFSKSKDKAIPAITGFLSLIVLKEGLKIMNPELSMGVFGGIVAGLIAAAVYNRFKETKLPSVLTFFGGEKTPISVIIPVMILTSGIFGIIWPFMQNGIDKFAHGLVKLGAVGVFLFGFLNRLLIPFGLHHVLNSYIYFALGEYQTPKGEIVSGEIPRFIAGDPTSGSFLVGFFVIMMFGIPAIGLAITRAARKERKKEVEGLMTSGAITSIITGITEPVEFSFLFASPLLYFIHCIYTGLSFAVMYFLQVRLGFSFGTGVVDFVLNFTKGNKTWLIIPVGIFFFLLYYFTFYILITKLNIKVVGREEETPYGDESAYEENELSLSHKNYEYMAKKIIENIGGKENIISLQNCVTRLRMELHDSDLVDISKLKQTGAHAVIKNDKHNVQVVIGPEVTNVIIYMKRITGE